The Pan paniscus chromosome 23, NHGRI_mPanPan1-v2.0_pri, whole genome shotgun sequence genome includes the window TGGATGGTGGGTTGGGGGTGGCCAGGGGTCAGGGGGTGGTTctggatgattcaagtgcattacatttattgtgcactgaatttctattattacattgtaatatataatgaaataattctataACGTAGAAtgagtgggagccctgagcttgttttcctgcaactagacagtcctgtctgggggtgatgggagacagtgacagatcatcaggcattagattttcataaggagcttgcaacctagatccctcgcctGCACTGTTCACAAGGGTTtgtgttcctatgagaatctaacgctgctgctgatctgacaggaggtggagctcaggcagtaatgtgagcgATGGTGAACAGCAGTAAACACAGATGAAGCTTCTCTCACTTGCCTGCTGCTGATCTACTGCTGTGTGGCTCagctcctaacaggccatgggccAGTGCCAGTCCACAGCCCAGGGGTTGAGGACTCCTGTTGTAGCACCTGAGTTGACCAACAGTTAATGTGTGGGTGGGGATTGGGATCGGGCCCATGCTCTTTTAGTTGTCTGACTGTGCTTTCAGTATTATTTTTGTAGACGTTGGCCCCATCGGGTATGATGAGAATAAGCTCTCTAGGCCTGTATGATGCCTTAcacccctccttttcttttccagatACTTCTAGGACCTAACACAGGGCTCTCAGGAGGAATGCCAGGGGCTCTACCCTCACTTCCTGGAAAGATCTAGATTGTTATTGCTGTTTGAGCTGTCTCAGTGGGATAAGTTTGAAATTCAAGTGTTTGAACTGCtgataatttggatttttttttttttttaactttggcaCATTGATCTATCTAAACCTGGTGGGGAGAATTATCCCCACATTGTCTCATGGAAAGACTCAACTTGCAACTGTGCCCTCCACACTATCCTTACTTCTGTCTCCACTCTGATACCAGAGTGCGGCCATGCAGACGGTTATTCCAGCTCTGGTCACCCGACTCCTTTCACCAAATTGCTCCTAACTGGAAGATCTCACTTTCCCCTTGTGGGGTAGGAACCGATGCCAGTGGGAGGGATGTGCCCCTGAATTAacgactgtttttttttttttttttttttttaaaagaatggagTTGTTGGGGAGGGACATGCACACAATGTGAAACAGACAAAATGCATTACACCTGTAGTGTAAAGTGGCCACTATGAATCCCTATGTATGAGAGGAGGGAGGCAGGCTGCAGCTTCAGCCACAGAATGGGGACTATGGAAGACAGCAGGAGCTCATTTCCTCTGCACATTTTGGCTGTTagacctgtgtgtgtgtttaaaaaaacagaagTCAGTGCTCactttttgtatttaaatattaaaaatgattccaACTGAAAGTGTCATCCTAAGTACCTTGAAATGAGACCACGTCAGAGACATGTACTGCCCCTCACATTTTCTCACCTAAACCAGCAGCACCTCCATCTTAACAGCCATAGGCCCAAATTGTTTCCAAGTGAAAATTCATTTTTAGCCAAGTACTTCATAGCAATCTTTGCCCTGAATTTAGGCAGTCACTTTGAGATCCATCAGCCTAAAACAAAGGATTGGGTCTATGTACTTCTTTAGTCTATAATGACACTGTGTAATTATAAAGTATTTGTAGGGAATAACATAATACTGATTTCTGGGGAATAGGGGAGGgggacaaaattttttttttttttttttttgcctgagaccaggtctcactggagtacagtggtgtcatttgggttcactgcaacctcttacCTCCCCTCCAActtggcctcctgggtagctaagactacaggtacacgccaccgtgcccagctagtttcttttatttttggtagagtcaggATTTCGCCTTGTTGCCCCAgatagtgttgaactcctgagttctagccatccacccgcctctggcccctcaaagtgctgggattataggcatcacccaccacgcccagccagagtAAGCCTTTTGTGTGTTTATCAGATCAACCAACACTACAATCTAGGTGGtactgttcccattttacagaagaggaaacagccaCAGAAAGGTAATTGCTCAAGGGTGCAGAGTTAAGTGctagacctggattcaaatccaggcagtccaactacagaacactgctgctgtgcGCTCGGGATGGTGGGGCTGGGCCCAGGCCCGCTGGGTATACATGATCTTTCACTTGTTAACTAGGGAAAAACACTAGTCACCAGTGTGGTACAAACTTGTACTTAGGTGGATTCTTCAAATTGTCAAGATtagtttttataaattaaaatagacTGAAAAATGTCTTGGAGACATCTTTTGAACCAAATCCCATTTCAGTGACTATTTTGTCTGGATTTCTCAGGTGAAAGAGTTAATCAAAGAATGATATGTCTCTAAAAGATGACTTCCGCTGGCAATGAACTCCTTTTAAAACAGCGTCatactaaagtttatttttctttacacaaTTATAGAATTCAGGCAGACAAGGAGACATATATggagttttccatttttaatatttggttAAACAAAATACATCTTTTGTAAACAAACCCAGCACAAGgccaacaacaaaaaggaataaaagcaagaaaaacaaaaagcctagGGTTGCCCGTTATTGGGCATCAGGGTCAGGCCTGTTCACTTCCTTAAAGGAAGTGGGGCTTTTTGCCCTTGGGCATCAGCATGGGTCCCTGTTCCTAAGCACCAGAATTGGATATGAACAGAGAAACCAGCCCTGAAATGTTTAAGCGTCTTTGCATATCCCATTGGCTCATGGACTCCAAGTGCATGGGGACTCTTTCAAGTGCCATTTGCACAGGCCCAAGCGGATTTGTGGAGAGGAGTTTCCTCCTCTACCCAAGAAATGGCTTACTATCTGACAGTGCCAGTGGCCCCAAGGTCCTGCTTGTGACAATCAGCAAGGTTGGCTGTAACGTCTGGCTGGTGGTGGTTGGAATGTCATTGTGCAGGGCGGGAAAAGAGCTCCCTGTGGTGCCAAGCAGGTCTGGTGTAGAAAATGGTGCAGAAGAGACTGCGGCCGGTTGCTGAGAAGATATAACGCCGTAGCCGCTTGGTGGCCTGTTACTCAGCATTAAAAAAACGGCCTTGTTGGATtgaagatacatgtgcagaaaaaGTGCTGGTGTCAACATGCACTCCAGTCACAGGGGGGAGAAAGCCCAGCTTCACCCCGTTAAGCTTGCTCAGGATCAACATGCAAGCCCCAGGCTGGCTTTGCTGCTGGAGAGAAGTCTGGCCAGTGGGACAGCTCTCAGACCTGCCACGACCATCGATCTGAGGGCCAGCAGGTCACCCCTGCCTGCCACCTGCCTTGAGGCAACCACATCCACTTTGGAGACACGCATATGGTATGATACTTATTTCTCCTcttttgttttccaaagttacAAGAGAAAAGTGGCCTACAACTATCTGAAGAGGTAGGGGCGGGTTGAACTTCCATTGATACAGAGAGGAAACGACATGAAGATGACCAGCCCAGGTCCTATTCCATCCATACAGCACAGAACCACCCAACCTGAGCTTGGCAACTACAGTGGCAGCCTCCGAGCCTAGAGTGTCTACTGAATTGTGGCTGCCCCTACTCCAAGAAGCTTGTCTTCACAATACTTTCTTCACCCAACGCTGCCCCAAATTAGTGGAATTTGATGTCAAaagcagacttttttttcctgattttgccAGAGTGAGTGAACTGGGAAAACTGCTCTTTGGCTTCTCTTTTGTCCCAGAGCCTCCTAAATCAATGCTGCGAAATGGTAGGGACAACACTGGAGTGAAGAAACCAAGCCACCCCATGGCTGTCCCAGGTTGGCTTTAGCCACATCCTGTTCAGTATCCTCCTCACTTCATACTAGAATATTagttaatttttcattataaaactctgccgggtgcggtggctcacgcctgtaatcccagcactttgggaggccaaggcgggcagatcacctgaggtcgggagtttgagaccagcctgaccaacatggagaaaccccgtctctactaaaaatacaaaattagccaggcgtggtggcaggcgcctgtaatcccaactacttgggaagctgaggcctgagaatcgcttgaaccaggaggcggaggtccttgcagtgagccgagatggtgccattgcactccagcctgggcaacaagagtgaaactcagtctcaaaaacaacaacaacaacaaaaaacctccaCGTATGGCCATAAACCACCCTTAAACCTGGGGATAAGGGTTGGAGACAGCATGCTGTACCGCTGCTAGGGTTTTGGACATGGTTTCCTGAGAGACCTTTATGCTCTGGGTCCTTCAAACCAGTCACATGGGGTTTGTGTGCACTATCTGCAGACCCACTGTTTTCAGACCCAGACAGGATGGAAAGTGGAGGCAGCATCTCTAGGTGAGTCTGGAGCAGCAGTGACAACTCAGCAGAACCTGTGTCAAGTCCTcatagaaaagggaaaataagctAGGATTCCCTCCCCGCTCCACTTTCTCCTCTGTCTCTTAAATAAAACAAGGGTTTGTGACCACTGGCCTTAAGTGCACAGAACTCCTACCTTCCTTGCCCAGGAACAAAACACTGAGTAGTTCTTATAACAGTCCACACGTCTGTCCTATTGCACTGTCAGATCTGAAGGGGAAAAACCTGATGAGATGTTTGGGGAAGTGGCAAGGGCAGACCCACTGTAGAGGCCACAGCACGTCACAGAGGACTGAAGGGGCTGAGGCGAGAGGGAGGTTGGGCAGAACTGTTACACATCGGTCCTCCAACTCTGATGAGCCTCTACCTCTTCTGGTACCACCAGCAGGAGTTCACAGTTCTTTCCTCGCAAATGATGTTTTAGAAACTTCCTATGgaaaaagagatagagaaaatgaaatgctGGCAAGTTGCAAATTCCAGTCTCAGGACCACAAAGTCACCTGAAACCTCACTCTACCCTCGGCAGTGCAAAACACATCCCTGTAGTCATCTGGTTTTGGAGGGTTCCACATTTGGTTACCCTCCAATCTGTCCAGTTAAAATTCCAACCTGAATTTTGCTCATCTTTGTAGTTACTGCCAAGAGTAGCTGGATCTGTGAATAAGAGTACCCAAAGTATATAAAGGActttttcttggtttgtttggagacggagttttgctcttgtcgcctgggctggagtgcaatggcatgatctcggctcactgaaacctctgcctcccaggttcaagtgattctcctgcctcagcctcctgaccagctgggattacaggcgtccgccaccatgcctggctaatttttgtatttttagtagagacagagtttcatcgtgttggtcaggctggtctcgaactcctgacctcaggtgatccacccgccttggcctcccaaagtgctgggattacaggcgtgagcaatcGCCTCTAAAGAACTTTTACAAATGTTCTTTGGTCCTGGGGAAATTCAGTCCTCCCTGGCCTGAATGTTTGTCTTCCTTTCTATGAACTGGCAACTACACTGTCTCAGTTGTCTTAAATGGAGAGAACGTTACAATGCCAGCCCCACCAGACTAGAAGGCTGGTATCCCAGGCTGGGCATCTTCCCTACCAAAAGGACTTAAAAGTACTGATGCGCCATTGAAGATTAAGGTCAGGTCTGAGACACTATGATTCTAAGGCAGGGAGAGAATCCAAGGGCACaggaatttcatttcctttgtcaaATAACCAGAGATGAGCTCAGTGTCCCCAACATAAGAAATGAAGCAGCCTAGCAACTTAGTCACAAAAGGTGCCGATTACCTGAGCTCGCTCTCGCCTCCAATCCACTCGGGCATCTTGAGTTTGGAGTCGAGGTTGTAGTAGGCCCCTCCCACCTCTCGAACACAGATCCAGTGCTGCCTTTTGAGGGGCAGTTTCAGTGGACCCCAGCATAGGCTGGAGGGCAGATTCATGATGAAGCCCATGACGTTAGTGAGGGCAATGACACCGACATCCCTGCAGGGGAGAAATGGTGGCAGGCTCTGATGCAGCCCATTTTCCAAGGTTCCCTGGCTGTAATACCACAACTGGCTACCTCCCCACTCATGCCATGAGCCCAAGTACTAAAAGCTTATACCACAACCGTGCTGTTCTCCATCAAGTCAAGCCTGATTCAGATTACCTGCGCTTGTCCCACCAAACAGCTTCATAGCCTTTGGTCTGAAGTGCTGCCATAATGACATTCACATCGTAGTTGCCATTTCCCAGCATGCTCTTCTTGTGAGGTGTCACCATGGTGTTTGGAGACAACCTACCAATGTGAAAAGAGGAGGGCTGAGACTTGCTGGATGCCTGAACCCCCTGACCCCGCACTACCAGGGATGGAGAGCACTTTACATTACTGCCCCTGGAAGTTAGTTTCCCCACATTCAAGTGCAATTTCCCCAGCTTCTACCTAAGTATTTTGTAAGTGTTCCATGAAGGTGACTCACTTATGAAATCCCAGCCTCCTGCAGCCTTTCTGCTCTTCCTCCTGAtactgattttcctgcctcatgcaagccttttttttttttaacattggaaAATAGGATTCAATCTTTTCATTTGCATGGATAGTAACTGGTGTCACTCCTGCTTTCTAGTTAAGGCCTGCAAACTTGGTAATCATTAATCATTAAATACTCAAAGGCATACAGAAGCCTAGACAGGTGACATAAATGTATAAACTGGGGTTGGATATAAGGCAATAAAAAGTAGTGAGGCCTACTGGAATGCACGACCCACCTAaaggcattgtgtgtgtgtgtgtgtgtgtgtagtacttgaataaatttttcttaaaatacccaataaatcaactgaaaaaaaatttgtgCCAGGCAAATAAAACTCAGCTGCAGCACTGGTTTGCCCACCCAGCTTGA containing:
- the JOSD1 gene encoding josephin-1, yielding MSCVPWKGDKAKSESLELPQAAPPQIYHEKQRRELCALHALNNVFQDSNAFTRDTLQEIFQRLSPNTMVTPHKKSMLGNGNYDVNVIMAALQTKGYEAVWWDKRRDVGVIALTNVMGFIMNLPSSLCWGPLKLPLKRQHWICVREVGGAYYNLDSKLKMPEWIGGESELRKFLKHHLRGKNCELLLVVPEEVEAHQSWRTDV